Proteins encoded together in one Leisingera methylohalidivorans DSM 14336 window:
- a CDS encoding response regulator, which yields MSLKDSLRVMVVDDMSTSRGIITQSLDEIGIKNYMVENAGQSAFQKLTQTPVHLVLSDYNMPGMDGLGLLQAVRGHQMTQRVGFILVTGKPTPEMIQVGKQLGLNNIVRKPFTVATMKQAIEQVVGRL from the coding sequence ATGAGCTTGAAAGACTCTCTCCGCGTTATGGTCGTTGACGACATGTCGACAAGCCGGGGGATCATCACACAAAGCCTGGATGAGATCGGCATCAAGAACTACATGGTCGAGAACGCCGGGCAGTCCGCCTTTCAGAAACTGACCCAGACTCCGGTGCATCTGGTGCTGTCGGACTACAACATGCCGGGCATGGACGGGCTGGGGCTGCTGCAGGCAGTGCGCGGCCATCAGATGACCCAGCGGGTTGGATTCATTCTGGTAACCGGCAAACCGACTCCGGAGATGATCCAGGTGGGCAAACAGCTGGGGCTGAACAATATTGTCCGCAAGCCGTTCACGGTGGCCACAATGAAACAGGCCATCGAACAGGTCGTCGGGCGGCTATAA
- a CDS encoding response regulator — MKTKVLAIDDSRTIRNLLAATLEEAGFEYHCAVDGREGVDMYPNVDPDVVITDINMPNLDGFGVIEELRGTGINSKVPILVLTTESAPELKSRARGAGATGWITKPFDDASLIFALKRVTGAAA; from the coding sequence ATGAAGACCAAAGTTCTGGCAATCGACGATTCCCGCACCATCCGGAATCTTCTGGCCGCGACCCTGGAAGAGGCCGGTTTTGAATATCACTGCGCGGTCGATGGCCGCGAAGGCGTGGACATGTATCCCAACGTGGATCCGGACGTCGTGATTACCGACATCAACATGCCCAACCTCGACGGTTTCGGCGTGATCGAGGAGCTGCGCGGCACCGGGATCAATTCCAAGGTGCCGATCCTGGTTCTGACCACCGAAAGCGCTCCTGAGCTGAAATCCCGCGCCCGCGGCGCCGGCGCCACCGGCTGGATCACCAAGCCGTTTGACGATGCTTCGCTGATCTTCGCTCTCAAGCGTGTGACAGGAGCTGCAGCCTAA
- a CDS encoding OmpA family protein, with protein MIRLKGIFASVLGAGLIFAPPTLAQSDGGELSVEEITEAFKKQKTRGLVIVPSSAAAAEDPAEETATVAAAEEYNPVDRQTQINVQISFDFDSAALRADQAPKLANMCASMKALDGTVFQIIGHTDSSGSAAYNERLSLLRAQEVRRHLISSCGVSEDMLKAIGMGETAPFNENNTRADENRRVEFQALG; from the coding sequence ATGATCCGCCTTAAAGGAATTTTTGCAAGTGTTCTGGGTGCGGGCTTGATTTTCGCTCCGCCAACTCTGGCGCAGTCGGATGGCGGCGAATTGTCGGTCGAGGAAATCACCGAAGCTTTCAAGAAGCAGAAGACCCGCGGCCTGGTGATCGTGCCAAGCAGCGCAGCTGCGGCTGAGGATCCTGCGGAGGAAACCGCAACCGTGGCCGCCGCCGAGGAATACAATCCTGTCGACCGGCAGACCCAGATCAATGTCCAGATCTCCTTCGATTTCGACAGCGCCGCGCTGCGCGCCGATCAGGCGCCGAAACTGGCCAATATGTGCGCGTCGATGAAGGCGCTCGATGGCACCGTGTTCCAGATCATCGGCCATACCGACAGCTCTGGATCCGCCGCCTATAATGAACGGCTGTCACTGTTGCGGGCGCAGGAAGTACGCCGCCACCTGATCAGCTCCTGCGGTGTGAGCGAGGATATGCTCAAAGCCATCGGCATGGGTGAAACCGCACCCTTCAACGAAAACAATACGCGCGCCGATGAAAACCGCCGTGTTGAATTCCAGGCTCTGGGCTGA
- a CDS encoding CheR family methyltransferase: MRAEGSISPSTENFSLTDQEFEAIAQFAHKHFGLAMASSKKPLVSSRLARKLRQRNITRFKDYLASLDGPNADQERSGLLSLLTTNVTHFFREPHHFETLRNDVLPPLIEQARRGGRVRLWSAGCSNGQEPYSIAMTVLDICPEAAQLDFKILGTDIDPVVVQHAQAAKYPEDELAQIDAKYSKLVPKRGPDGRFPESLRKLITFGVLNLIEPFPFRGRFDAIFCRNVAIYFDNPTQQKVWSAFQNALNPGGYLFIGHSERMSGPAAQQLKTAGITTYVNLPAGRKT, encoded by the coding sequence GTGAGGGCAGAAGGTTCCATCTCTCCCAGCACAGAGAACTTTTCGCTGACGGACCAGGAATTCGAAGCCATTGCGCAATTCGCGCACAAACACTTCGGCCTGGCAATGGCCAGCAGCAAAAAGCCCTTGGTGTCTTCGCGTCTGGCCCGCAAGCTGCGCCAGCGCAACATCACCAGGTTCAAGGATTACCTTGCCAGCCTGGACGGTCCGAATGCCGACCAGGAACGCAGCGGGCTGCTGTCGCTGCTGACCACCAACGTGACTCATTTCTTCCGCGAGCCGCACCATTTCGAGACGCTGCGCAACGACGTGTTGCCGCCGCTGATCGAACAGGCGCGCCGCGGCGGCCGGGTGCGGTTGTGGTCGGCGGGCTGCTCGAACGGGCAGGAGCCCTATTCGATTGCCATGACGGTATTGGACATCTGTCCGGAAGCGGCGCAGCTGGATTTCAAAATCCTGGGCACCGATATTGATCCGGTTGTGGTCCAGCATGCCCAAGCGGCGAAGTACCCTGAGGACGAGCTGGCCCAGATCGATGCCAAATACAGCAAGCTGGTCCCCAAACGCGGTCCCGACGGACGCTTTCCCGAAAGTCTGCGCAAGCTGATCACTTTCGGGGTGCTGAACCTGATTGAACCCTTCCCGTTCCGCGGCAGGTTCGATGCGATTTTCTGCCGGAATGTTGCGATCTATTTCGACAACCCAACCCAGCAGAAGGTTTGGAGCGCCTTCCAGAATGCCCTGAACCCGGGCGGTTACCTCTTCATCGGCCACTCCGAGCGCATGTCAGGCCCGGCGGCGCAGCAGCTGAAGACGGCCGGGATCACCACTTACGTCAACTTACCCGCAGGCAGGAAAACCTGA
- a CDS encoding caspase family protein yields MSFFIKPLIFTACLLVAAGAQAASDRIALVIGVADYQHLPPLENTRHDAVAMADTLEGIGFDVSLALDPGTSDMVQLLEDFTFRSEVADLALVYFAGHGIEVQGENFLIPADAEVASNRDVQRQSLSLKQLLAAVDRARKMRIVILDSCRDNPLGDSIALQQGSGGTAATTAATRGGGGMAAADPDRGTLVAFAAKDGQVALDGTGSNSPYAAALIEKMVQPGLEISLMFRQVRDRVMENTANLQEPHTYGSLTGVPFYLAGPGENDAPVTVADASEAWAALKPDQEEQLLALADLGDTRSMLGLAYIRLNPNEGRFDPAAAVGFLQRASEAGSPEAQFELAKLYERGTGVAADPAKALELYQAAAAQDFADAINDLGFLHYQGGLGLPANPKKALTFFERAADLRHPQAQFNFAALIDDGLIPSKGPEDSAHYLYAALRSGSSDVLNLLSERPNMFTAQTRRFLQQKLKENNFYAGAIDGDFGPGTQRGIRQAYGLES; encoded by the coding sequence ATGTCGTTCTTCATCAAACCTCTGATCTTCACAGCCTGCCTGCTTGTTGCGGCGGGNGCGCAGGCCGCAAGCGATCGCATTGCTCTGGTTATCGGCGTGGCGGATTACCAGCACCTGCCGCCGCTGGAGAACACCCGCCACGATGCTGTGGCGATGGCGGACACGCTGGAAGGGATCGGCTTTGACGTCAGCCTCGCTCTGGACCCCGGCACCTCCGATATGGTGCAGCTGCTGGAGGACTTCACTTTCCGTTCCGAAGTGGCCGATTTGGCGCTGGTCTATTTCGCGGGCCACGGGATCGAGGTGCAGGGCGAGAATTTTCTGATCCCGGCAGATGCCGAGGTGGCCAGCAACCGCGATGTGCAGCGCCAGTCCTTGTCCCTGAAGCAACTGCTGGCGGCAGTGGACCGGGCCCGCAAGATGCGGATCGTGATCCTTGACAGCTGCCGCGACAACCCGTTGGGCGATTCCATTGCGCTGCAGCAAGGCAGCGGCGGAACCGCCGCGACGACTGCCGCAACCCGCGGCGGCGGCGGCATGGCAGCAGCCGATCCGGACCGCGGCACCCTGGTGGCCTTTGCCGCCAAGGACGGCCAGGTGGCATTGGACGGAACCGGCAGCAACTCGCCCTATGCCGCTGCGCTAATAGAAAAGATGGTGCAGCCAGGGCTGGAGATCAGCCTGATGTTCCGCCAGGTGCGCGACCGGGTGATGGAAAACACCGCCAATCTGCAGGAACCTCATACCTATGGCTCGCTGACAGGTGTCCCGTTCTATCTCGCCGGCCCGGGGGAAAATGATGCTCCGGTGACAGTCGCGGATGCCTCCGAAGCCTGGGCAGCGCTGAAGCCCGACCAGGAAGAACAGCTGCTGGCGCTGGCCGATCTCGGCGATACCCGCTCGATGCTGGGCCTGGCCTATATCAGGCTCAACCCGAATGAGGGCCGGTTTGATCCTGCTGCGGCGGTCGGATTTCTGCAGCGTGCGTCCGAGGCCGGCTCTCCCGAAGCGCAGTTCGAACTGGCCAAGCTCTATGAGCGCGGCACAGGAGTCGCCGCGGACCCGGCCAAGGCCCTGGAACTGTACCAGGCGGCCGCCGCCCAGGATTTTGCTGATGCAATCAACGATCTCGGCTTCTTGCACTATCAGGGCGGGCTGGGGCTGCCTGCCAACCCGAAAAAAGCCCTGACCTTCTTTGAGCGCGCCGCGGATCTGCGCCATCCGCAGGCCCAGTTCAATTTTGCGGCCCTCATAGATGACGGCCTGATCCCGTCGAAAGGCCCGGAAGATTCAGCCCATTATCTCTATGCGGCATTGCGCAGCGGCAGTTCGGATGTGCTCAATCTGCTGAGCGAGCGGCCCAATATGTTCACAGCGCAGACCCGGCGCTTCCTTCAGCAGAAACTGAAAGAAAACAATTTCTACGCCGGCGCCATTGATGGGGACTTCGGACCGGGAACCCAACGGGGAATCCGGCAGGCTTACGGGCTGGAAAGCTGA
- a CDS encoding STAS domain-containing protein, with the protein MTTETQKHILDLPNAFAELDPLIAFLQGARSKAVEIDCRGVALMPSRCLQLLLGAEQQWRSEGVGFSVTNITEPCRKSLTLLGLEPNRFEDEETA; encoded by the coding sequence ATGACTACGGAAACGCAAAAACATATTTTGGATCTGCCCAATGCCTTCGCGGAACTGGATCCGCTGATCGCCTTTCTTCAAGGGGCACGTTCCAAAGCAGTCGAAATTGACTGCCGCGGCGTTGCCTTGATGCCCTCCCGCTGCCTGCAGCTTCTGCTCGGTGCAGAGCAGCAATGGCGGTCCGAGGGGGTAGGCTTCTCCGTCACCAACATAACCGAACCCTGCCGCAAGTCCCTGACGCTTCTGGGGCTGGAGCCCAACCGATTTGAAGACGAGGAAACAGCATGA
- a CDS encoding chemotaxis protein CheW, with amino-acid sequence MQAEVKQTDQEVKHAEHSEFVSFTVAGQAFCLKITQIREIRRWSPVTILPHAPADVLGVMNLRGAVIPIYDLSARFGLQQTEASERNVVIVVSVHGKPVGLLAESVSEIISINPDDIQDTPPVDSRNTMEYIQGIISHDDTMVRIINLDAVISAPEQVMP; translated from the coding sequence ATGCAAGCTGAAGTGAAGCAAACCGATCAGGAAGTGAAACACGCTGAACACAGCGAGTTTGTCAGCTTCACCGTGGCCGGGCAGGCCTTCTGCCTGAAGATCACCCAGATCCGCGAGATCAGGCGCTGGTCACCGGTGACGATTCTGCCGCATGCCCCGGCCGACGTGCTGGGAGTGATGAACCTGCGCGGTGCGGTGATCCCGATCTACGACCTGTCCGCCCGGTTCGGCCTGCAGCAAACCGAAGCCAGCGAGCGTAATGTGGTCATTGTCGTGTCGGTGCATGGCAAACCGGTCGGCCTGCTGGCCGAGTCGGTCTCCGAGATCATCTCGATCAATCCGGACGACATCCAGGATACCCCGCCGGTCGATAGCCGCAACACGATGGAGTACATCCAGGGGATTATCTCGCACGATGATACCATGGTGCGCATCATCAATCTGGATGCGGTGATCTCGGCTCCGGAGCAGGTGATGCCGTGA
- a CDS encoding chemotaxis protein CheA: protein MSGSIQDTFFEECEELLEATDEGLTAIEGGDHDPEIVNAIFRAVHSIKGGAGAFGLDDLVAFAHRFETVFDEVRAGRMELDGKLIQLLLRSSDHLSALVEAARDGGQIDEAHHDTLLAALDEYIPEEEEDLTFEPMGLGAPAPVTDLGIMPATPAEPQQETYRIRFRPLKEMYGTGNEPFFLFQALRDMGDLTVKLDETELPGFDAMDMSESYLAWDITLVTKDSRSIVEAVFEFVEGLCELSIEGDGDAEAEANALAALDAMFSAPAAPPAADAAEGEAPAVPFEPPVPAPEPEAKPAAAEEKASAPKAESGMQEQRGGPKPTLRVELERVDRLINAVGELIINHSMLAQQIANLDVSDTRDVETELEGFKNLARDIQEGVMAIRAQPVKPLFQRMARIVREASAATGKTCKLVNEGENTEVDKTVIERLSDPLTHILRNAVDHGVEKPEDREAAGKSKVGEIRLSASHRSGSVCIEIKDDGAGVNRPRVKQIAIEKGLIPENAELTDGEIDNLLFAPGFSTAKEVSNLSGRGVGMDVVKNAVTGLGGRINISSTPGKGSTFTIILPLTLAVMDGMVVSVADQTMVVPITSIVETMRGSDDMINSLGADGTLLSIRGNFVPICDVAGSLGLYRESDRQAGVYLLVETETGQRCALAVDDIHDQRQVVIKSLDGVCGEIAGVAAATILGDGKIAMILDPESIIAASPTAAAFDTERRMSNAS, encoded by the coding sequence ATGTCGGGTTCGATTCAGGATACCTTCTTTGAGGAGTGCGAAGAGCTCCTTGAAGCAACGGATGAGGGGCTGACCGCCATCGAAGGAGGCGATCACGACCCTGAGATAGTCAATGCAATCTTCCGCGCCGTGCACTCGATCAAAGGCGGCGCCGGGGCCTTTGGCCTGGACGATCTGGTGGCCTTTGCCCACAGGTTCGAAACCGTGTTTGACGAAGTGCGCGCAGGCCGGATGGAACTGGATGGAAAGCTGATCCAGCTGCTGCTGCGCTCCAGCGATCACCTGTCAGCGCTGGTCGAAGCCGCCCGCGACGGCGGCCAGATAGACGAGGCGCACCACGACACGCTGCTGGCGGCGCTGGATGAATATATCCCGGAAGAAGAGGAAGACCTCACCTTCGAGCCGATGGGGCTTGGCGCTCCCGCGCCAGTGACCGATCTTGGCATCATGCCGGCAACACCGGCAGAGCCGCAGCAGGAAACCTACCGGATCAGGTTCCGGCCGCTGAAGGAAATGTACGGCACCGGCAATGAGCCGTTCTTCCTGTTCCAGGCGCTTAGGGACATGGGCGATCTGACCGTGAAGCTTGACGAAACCGAGCTCCCCGGCTTTGACGCGATGGATATGAGCGAAAGCTACCTGGCTTGGGACATTACTTTGGTGACCAAGGACTCCCGGTCGATTGTCGAAGCAGTCTTCGAATTTGTCGAAGGTCTTTGCGAACTGTCGATCGAAGGCGATGGCGACGCAGAAGCGGAAGCCAATGCACTGGCAGCACTGGATGCTATGTTCAGCGCACCGGCTGCTCCGCCTGCAGCGGACGCAGCCGAGGGGGAGGCACCCGCAGTCCCTTTTGAACCGCCGGTCCCCGCACCTGAACCCGAAGCCAAACCGGCAGCTGCCGAAGAAAAGGCATCGGCCCCGAAAGCCGAGAGCGGCATGCAGGAGCAGCGCGGCGGTCCCAAGCCCACGCTCCGCGTCGAACTCGAGCGGGTGGACCGGCTGATCAACGCTGTCGGGGAGCTTATCATCAATCACTCGATGCTGGCGCAGCAAATCGCCAACCTCGACGTTTCTGATACACGGGACGTTGAAACAGAGCTTGAAGGTTTCAAAAACCTCGCGCGTGACATCCAGGAAGGTGTCATGGCCATCCGCGCTCAGCCGGTGAAACCGCTGTTCCAGCGCATGGCCCGGATCGTCCGTGAAGCTTCGGCCGCAACAGGTAAAACCTGTAAACTCGTGAATGAAGGCGAAAACACCGAAGTCGACAAGACGGTGATCGAACGGCTGTCCGACCCGCTGACGCATATTCTGCGCAATGCGGTGGACCACGGGGTCGAAAAGCCCGAGGACCGGGAAGCCGCCGGGAAATCCAAGGTTGGTGAAATCCGGCTGTCGGCCTCCCATCGTTCCGGCAGTGTTTGCATTGAAATCAAGGATGACGGCGCCGGTGTGAACCGCCCTCGGGTCAAGCAGATCGCTATCGAGAAGGGCCTGATCCCGGAAAATGCCGAGCTGACTGACGGCGAGATCGACAATCTGCTGTTCGCGCCTGGCTTCTCCACCGCCAAGGAGGTGTCAAACCTCTCCGGCCGCGGTGTCGGTATGGATGTGGTGAAGAATGCGGTGACCGGCCTGGGCGGCCGCATCAACATCTCCTCCACGCCCGGCAAGGGGTCGACCTTCACCATCATCCTGCCGCTGACATTGGCGGTGATGGACGGCATGGTGGTGTCGGTTGCCGACCAAACCATGGTGGTGCCGATCACCTCAATCGTCGAAACCATGCGCGGCAGCGATGACATGATCAACAGCCTCGGCGCCGACGGCACTCTGCTGTCGATCCGCGGTAATTTCGTGCCCATCTGCGACGTTGCCGGCAGCCTGGGGCTGTACCGCGAAAGCGATCGGCAGGCCGGCGTCTACCTGCTGGTGGAAACCGAAACCGGCCAGCGCTGCGCTCTGGCGGTGGATGATATCCACGACCAGCGCCAGGTGGTGATCAAAAGCCTGGACGGCGTCTGCGGAGAGATCGCGGGCGTCGCCGCTGCAACCATCCTTGGCGACGGCAAGATCGCCATGATCCTCGACCCTGAAAGCATCATTGCGGCCTCGCCCACAGCAGCCGCCTTTGACACCGAGCGGAGAATGAGCAATGCAAGCTGA
- a CDS encoding M15 family metallopeptidase, protein MRVLPAVIIAIGLVLAPAIWFGLSWLLSEEDFQGSGGVDSTARIEIEMLRQQVEDLQSRMTDLQSEVASLPAGGAGGGTPFTDDAAGEAAIWNQTGGADLDYAQVVLIADRLNVNRGLRVTGGRYLTEKLGRPREDLNDTCQPMTNANLKDKLVTERVGPIRVSMLRPAIESLKVVFENIRQADPDLYARINTAGALCVRRIRGTANSLSTHSYGLAVDLNIDGKLDNFTDGKTQLGLTIMADFFYDQGWVWGAGFRREDSMHFEISRRQLDAWIADGQL, encoded by the coding sequence ATGCGGGTTCTGCCAGCTGTGATAATCGCCATTGGCCTTGTGCTGGCTCCGGCAATTTGGTTCGGGCTCAGCTGGCTGCTGAGCGAAGAAGACTTCCAAGGGTCGGGCGGCGTGGATTCGACCGCGCGGATCGAGATCGAGATGCTGCGCCAGCAGGTCGAGGATCTGCAATCCCGGATGACGGATCTGCAGAGCGAGGTTGCCAGCCTGCCCGCTGGAGGGGCAGGCGGCGGAACCCCTTTTACCGATGACGCGGCCGGGGAAGCCGCGATCTGGAACCAGACCGGCGGCGCCGATCTGGATTATGCTCAGGTGGTGCTGATCGCCGACCGGCTGAACGTGAACCGGGGGCTGCGGGTCACAGGCGGCAGGTATCTGACGGAAAAACTGGGCCGCCCGCGGGAGGATTTGAACGACACCTGCCAGCCGATGACCAATGCGAACCTCAAGGACAAACTGGTCACCGAACGGGTCGGGCCGATCCGGGTCAGCATGCTGCGCCCGGCCATCGAAAGCCTGAAGGTCGTGTTCGAGAACATCCGCCAGGCGGATCCGGATCTTTATGCCCGCATCAACACGGCCGGGGCGCTGTGTGTGCGGCGGATCCGCGGCACCGCAAATTCATTGTCCACCCACAGCTATGGCCTTGCCGTTGATCTGAATATCGACGGCAAGCTGGATAATTTCACCGATGGCAAGACCCAGCTTGGGCTGACCATCATGGCGGACTTTTTCTATGACCAGGGCTGGGTCTGGGGCGCCGGGTTCCGGCGTGAAGACAGCATGCATTTCGAGATCAGCCGGCGTCAGTTGGATGCATGGATCGCGGACGGTCAGCTGTGA
- a CDS encoding methyl-accepting chemotaxis protein: protein MKALKSLKLAYKLPLFIVGFCVLVTAILVTISTVSFQNSAEKNAEDQFRSMVADRKFAVQTLLDGIHADVQTLAAVPSTATAIEWLTMTWNDLDGNPGQILRQAYIDDNPNPLGQKHLLARAKGDSPYHMHHESFHPAYKTLIESKGYYDAFLINLAGDIVYSVFKESDFGTNMMSGPYKDSGLAKAYRSALEGSRGEVFFADMDPYAPSAGAAAAFAAAPVVNDANLTVGVLAVQIPVDLMGAIVNNDQGMGQTTQIYIAGSDMKARTTSRFEGGYQVLSQLPSTPQITAAFDGDSHVQKGVPGLTGHTVLAYSELLPLEFANWAIIAEQDWAELMAPAVKKRNMLLLASLICAAVMSFCGWLFARSITRPIDRICSNMEAVSSGELDTDIEEANRGDEIGKIGKTLVSMQDDLKLARAAEEERAEMQRQQQEVVESLSAGLMQLAEGDFSQAIKDAFPQEYEQLRENYNSTVSNLSSTVRQVIEASGSIRNGAAEISQASDDLSHRTESQAATLEETAAALDELTASVKSAAEGARSVETTMAKARTEAENNREVVQSAVSAMTEIEQSSNHISQIISVIDDIAFQTNLLALNAGVEAARAGEAGKGFAVVASEVRALAQRSSDAAMEIKTLIGDSTKQVERGVDLVGKAGEALQSIVEQVTHISQLVSGIAEGAAEQSTGLHEINTGVTQLDQVTQQNAAMVEEATAAGHMLNTDAGKLTELVAQFRVADGGAAPAAARTAVSAATAPAAKPAPSAHGEAKWEIEASPVPAAAAANGNAARDLWQDF, encoded by the coding sequence ATGAAAGCGCTAAAATCGCTCAAGCTGGCATATAAGTTGCCGCTGTTTATTGTTGGGTTCTGTGTGCTCGTGACGGCGATTCTCGTCACGATCAGCACGGTCAGCTTCCAGAACAGTGCAGAGAAAAATGCCGAAGACCAGTTCCGCTCTATGGTGGCGGACCGGAAGTTTGCGGTACAGACACTGTTGGACGGAATTCATGCGGATGTGCAGACACTGGCGGCAGTGCCGTCGACTGCAACCGCGATCGAATGGCTGACGATGACCTGGAACGATCTGGACGGAAATCCGGGGCAGATCCTGCGTCAGGCCTACATTGACGATAACCCGAATCCGCTCGGGCAGAAGCATCTGCTGGCGCGTGCGAAGGGTGACTCGCCTTATCACATGCATCACGAAAGCTTTCATCCGGCGTATAAGACCCTGATCGAAAGCAAGGGCTACTATGATGCCTTCCTGATCAACCTGGCCGGCGACATCGTTTATTCGGTGTTCAAGGAAAGTGATTTCGGAACCAACATGATGAGCGGCCCGTATAAAGACTCCGGCTTGGCTAAGGCGTACCGCTCTGCCCTGGAAGGCAGCCGCGGCGAGGTGTTCTTTGCTGATATGGACCCCTATGCGCCCTCTGCCGGTGCCGCAGCGGCCTTTGCTGCCGCACCTGTTGTGAACGACGCTAATCTGACGGTCGGCGTGCTTGCAGTGCAGATTCCGGTGGATCTGATGGGGGCCATTGTCAACAATGACCAGGGTATGGGGCAAACCACCCAGATCTATATTGCCGGCTCAGACATGAAAGCCCGGACCACTTCGCGGTTCGAAGGTGGCTATCAGGTGCTGTCGCAACTGCCTTCGACCCCCCAGATCACAGCGGCCTTCGACGGAGACTCGCACGTCCAGAAAGGTGTCCCCGGGCTGACCGGCCATACCGTGCTTGCCTATTCCGAGCTGCTGCCGCTGGAATTCGCAAATTGGGCAATCATCGCCGAACAGGACTGGGCCGAACTGATGGCGCCGGCGGTGAAGAAGCGCAACATGCTGCTCCTCGCCTCGTTGATCTGCGCGGCTGTCATGTCCTTCTGCGGCTGGCTTTTCGCGCGCTCCATCACGCGGCCGATCGACCGGATCTGCAGCAATATGGAAGCCGTGTCGTCCGGTGAACTCGATACCGATATCGAAGAGGCGAACCGGGGCGATGAAATCGGAAAGATCGGAAAGACCCTTGTTTCGATGCAGGACGACCTGAAACTGGCCCGTGCCGCAGAAGAGGAACGCGCGGAAATGCAGCGGCAGCAGCAAGAAGTTGTCGAAAGCCTAAGCGCCGGGCTGATGCAGTTGGCAGAAGGCGATTTCTCCCAGGCGATCAAGGACGCGTTTCCGCAGGAATACGAGCAGTTGCGGGAAAACTACAACAGCACGGTCAGCAACCTCAGCTCCACGGTCCGGCAGGTGATTGAAGCCTCTGGGAGCATCCGCAATGGCGCCGCTGAGATCAGTCAGGCGTCGGACGACCTGTCTCACCGCACCGAAAGCCAGGCGGCCACGCTAGAAGAGACGGCTGCGGCATTGGATGAACTGACTGCGTCTGTGAAATCCGCTGCCGAAGGCGCCCGCAGCGTTGAAACCACAATGGCCAAGGCCCGGACCGAAGCGGAGAACAACCGGGAAGTTGTGCAAAGCGCCGTTTCCGCGATGACCGAGATCGAGCAGTCCTCGAACCATATTTCGCAAATTATTTCGGTGATTGACGACATTGCTTTCCAGACCAACCTCCTGGCGCTGAACGCCGGCGTCGAGGCTGCGCGGGCGGGTGAAGCAGGCAAGGGATTTGCCGTGGTTGCCTCGGAAGTGCGCGCTCTGGCGCAGCGGTCTTCGGATGCAGCGATGGAGATCAAGACGCTGATCGGCGACAGCACCAAACAAGTCGAGCGCGGCGTTGATCTGGTCGGCAAGGCCGGCGAGGCGTTGCAAAGCATCGTCGAGCAGGTCACCCATATCTCGCAACTGGTATCCGGCATTGCCGAAGGCGCGGCTGAACAGTCGACAGGCTTGCATGAGATCAATACCGGGGTCACCCAGCTGGATCAGGTGACGCAGCAGAATGCGGCGATGGTGGAAGAAGCAACCGCCGCTGGTCATATGCTGAACACTGATGCTGGCAAGCTGACTGAACTGGTTGCCCAATTCCGGGTGGCTGACGGCGGCGCAGCCCCCGCTGCAGCCCGTACCGCCGTCTCGGCGGCGACCGCTCCGGCGGCCAAACCTGCGCCCTCGGCACACGGTGAGGCAAAGTGGGAGATCGAGGCCAGCCCGGTGCCAGCCGCGGCGGCCGCCAACGGCAATGCTGCGCGCGATCTCTGGCAGGACTTCTAA